The region tacgcttaaccacaacagccaagcagggtaacgctcttgttccgatttcgaggcctattcgtatgtcactgtgcgatgatttcgaactaccctacaatcaactgatcgtgatgttggcctcgtgccgcaatatgatgaagtggcggtattcactttcatgcttcaagctttcggcaacggactttaattctcccccagcgattataaaatgcgcattttctacgcttttcgtcatttaaaggccatgcccccttacttgtgtgacaacaggaaacatggcggacgttcgttctattaggttcacccaggcagcgcttccgcccctctatgttattctagctcgttggtgtgacattttagaagaagtgtgattgcaagattggaagtttcccgtatgagaacagtgtgctctagcaaactagggttattatgtgatatagtgaagcaTAGTGTTTTGTGTTCTCTACTTGCAAAATCGAGCATAAATTATTGAACTggagttttcatttatactagtgttttTACATGAGTGAGAGTATTGACTGGATGAAATGTCGTacacacagcccataagcatcgcaagcaagcaagcaagtactATACTCTTTGACCTGTAGATCTCCTTTGCTTCTCCCAGATTGAAATACACGATGGCGGCTGTTGTGCGTATCCCGCAATCGTCCGTCCTTAGACGATTACTTTTTCTAAGTAACACCAAGCATATTCGATTAATATCTACTTCAAAGAAAAACAGTGAGACAGCTACCGTTGTCGAACCTTTAAAGGAAAAGGTGAAAACTGAGGCAGTTGCTGAAAAGAAGAATTGGGTTAGTTACGGTTTCGACTTCGAAAACCAAGAAAGTGATAGAAATGCTTTGCACTCGACGTTATTTTTCTCTGTAACGTGTTGTTTAGTGTTTGGTGGTTTTATTTTATCCTATCTGCCCGATTTTCAAAATCGAGATTGGGCTCAACGAGAAGCTTTTTTGGAGCTGAGAAGACGAGAGAGTGAAGGACTTCCTCTAATTGATCGAAACCTGCTGGACCCTGATAGTATCTCTCTACCTTCTGATGAAGAGTTGGGTGAAACTGAAGTTATTATATGAACCGTTTTAGCACTGCTTTTGTACACGAGGTGGTCGTTGAGTGAAGGCTTAGAATGAATATTGTATATAGATTCCAATAATAAATTACTTCTACAAAAAATTTCTTTTATGAAATTGAACGTAAACATTTAATTTAAAACAGTTTGCACATGTGTACGTTGTTACCTGTAGGTGAATAATTTGGTTGTGCCAAGAATTGATCTTTTGAGTGCCATTGCAAACATAGTCTCCCGGGTTTACAGATGGCTAAAATACACAGTTTATTTTTCGTAATGCCAGTTCTAGGAATAAAATAGATATGTGGATTACATAAACTTCGACATTTCTTTCATTGTTGCGTAGTTTCTTTTTGTGTAAGTGAAATTAATTCTGCACCATATGCTGTATTTGGTTAATTATGTGAGTTGGCATACATAGAGCTCTGATGAAACTGTGTCCTCATTGATTCAAATAATGGAATTGATGATTCCTTCTCTTAACATTTTTAACCCTACAGTACTTAGTGTTCTCAAcatgaagttgaattttatttctgTAGAATCTGAGGCAAATGGGATGTCAACAGTTACTCTTATGGAGTGAAGTATTAATATTGATTCAATAAAGGGACATTTTGTTTTCACACATTGCAGAATGCTTAGTGTTCACTTCTGGCTATAGGAATTAATGGCATTCTGTGAGCTAGCATCTAGGTCACATTtgattttataataatttaaaaaatcctcatTTAGTAACTTACGTTAATGGTAGAACTTCAGAATACGCTTGCCAGCCATGACAGTTGCTGGTTCCTGCTgctcagtttttattttatttttatacataaATATCTTATGggtggggtcatccgaaaatttatgtAACAATAACACGACAATATGTGACgtagggtatggatggatggtcagacaatgttacctaggaaccgtgcaggctatatcttatggctggttgccatctggaattagcagccgttgatggatggccatgactgggagacatatttatgatcatttgattttcacagaAGAACAAGTTCATACCAAATGAGGGAGGTGCAGCACTTTGAGTTCATAAAGGGTTAGACTTTGCTTGTGTGTAAATTTATAACCATTGGCTTGTTACTGAATAGAGTTTTTAACATTTATTTAGTGTATGACTTTTAGTTCTGTatatccaaggacatgtttggctcggcTGGTGCAAGTTTATTTGATGCCCATGGGCAACGGCTCGTCTAGATGTAAGATATTGATAATAaggtagggagaggttgaaacccgctGTGTGCACATACCCTGCTTCTGTCGAGTAATACCACGGGGACTGCTCAAGGTTTAACATCTCCATCCTActaacaaatcaccatcaacagcatcataagccctctctccatatgaaagcctgcctggtggccatgattgttaaggaaTCAGTTGGTTTGAAAgcatggttagctggtttgagtcccatcGGTGGAATGAGGGCAAGTGACTTTATTAATGGTGACTCATCTGTgggatggggtcgttaagccttgagcagaaaaggtagatcttcattggggtaatcacataaatgggattgtaaataaagggtacagatctagcacatggttatgagggtatttaagggttgtagtaaggatgtagagaagagggcatgtaagtctctggtaagactcgaaCTAGAATATGGttgcagtatatgggaccctcaccacgattacttgattcaagaactggaaaaaaatccaaagaaaagcagcctgatttgttctgagtgatttcccaacaaaagagtagcgctagaaaaatgttgcaaagtttggtttgggaagaattgggagaaaggagatgagctgctcgactaagtgatatgtatcGTTATTTATGAGTTTTATGTCCATATTGACTGATTACacgtatatggagaagaaagaaattccacctgtcAGTAGTGTTTATTGTAAAtgtagacttacatcagtaccggtttcgactattTGGTCATCAGCTGAAAAATCATAATATTACATCTATGGCATTGGTTTGTGTTACTTATCTATAAAGATGTCGTCATCCCTTAGCACATCCGGATGTCCAATGGGGATATGAGTTGGATATTGTCATTTCGTTCGTGATTCCATGAGATTAAAATATGGTAATAAAAAACTTAATCTAAGCTTAAAACTAATTGTACATGTACATTAAACACATTGGAAACATGTATATAAAACACTTGGTGAATTCAAAAGTTCATGTCTTGGGTATTCCTTCTTCGGACTTCTCATTAGGGTCTTGTGCGCCTATGTTTATGTTGGTTGATTTTGAGTTCGTAACAGTGGTGTGGGTTCTTGAGAATGTTCTATTTGACTAAAAGATGTCTTCATGTATGCTTGAAATAAAAACCCAAGTCATTAAATGGTCCAATATTGTGGATAGAGACAATATGTGACTCTGCTGTAAACTTGTTTTCAAAAGTTAGAAGCAGATGTTGAAGTCTAGGTTTTTTTGGATATGGTTGAATATACATTTTAGGTGGTAATTGGTGCTGTAGTTATTGCTGTTCGGTACACaaatatagacaaggaagaagttaccacctgtatcttaattaaggccacggccgcttccttcccattcctagacctttcctgtttcatcgtcgccataagacctatctgtgtcgttgcgacgtaaagcaaataggaaaaaaaaaaaaaaaaaaaaaattaaggtacagtcccagcatttgcctggtgtaaaactgggaaaccacggaaaagcatcttcaggactgccaacagtgggattcaaacccactatctcccggatgcaagctcacagctacgcgcccctaaccgcacggccaactcgcccggtcgatgatGTTTGTTAGTtcatatattaattattgtttaaaATAAATATTGGGTGATGAATCTACTCGGTAATAAAATATTGTTACATCTGATACTGTGATAGGGCTTTTCGAGTCCCATTCGTGGAGAAAATGTTCATGATCTGAATCCATTATTTGTTtcagtatccttccctcctccattctCTTTGCATATTCAAATATTCTATTCTTCCCAATTTGTCATTAAACTTTTCTACTCCAATTTCTTTCCTGTCACACTTCCTAGGAATTTCATTCCACTCGTCTAAATACTTGCATAGACAGATGAAATAGTACCAGGTGATCCacacattataattttttatttttggaattttgctttacgtcgcaccaacacagatgggtcttatgacgatgataggaacgggctaggagtgggaaggaagtggctgtggccctagcatttgcctggtgtgagaataggaaaccacgcggaataccatcttcagggctgccgacattggggttcgaaccgactatctccccgATGCAGGCTCACAggtgcacacccctaaccgcacggccaactcgcccggtgacataatTAGATAGCAAAATAATAACTTTTGCACATCAAATATGATGGCCTTCAGTATGGTGTCCTGGATTTCCAGTGTAAGTATCATGAAGGTGGCAGATGAACTGGTCTGGATTTTTATTCAGGCCAAGAATGAGGTACAGAGATATGGTGAGAGAAAAGATGCAGCATGGAGAACAAGACTGGACCAGAACTCCAGAAGAAGAGAACTACAACAATAGCTGAATTCCAGCAGATCGAATAGATAAACTGATACAGGATATTTATTAATGATGTCAGATTTATCATGGGAAACCCTGTAAgttcctagatgttaatataaggatagatcttcattggggtaatcacataaatggaattgtaaataaagggtacagatatctggaTATAGTTACGAGAGTAAttaggaattgtagtaaggatgcaaaggagagggcatacaagtctctgttaagaccctaactagagtatcgttccagtgtatgagaccctcacgaGGATTATTTGATTTGCAAATtagaaaacatccaaagaaaagcagctcgatttgttctaggtgatttccaaaaaaagagtagcgtttaGGAAAATGTTTTGTAAACTTTGGTCTGGGAGGATTTGGAAGGAAGGAGGTGAGATGCccaactaagcagtatgttccgagctgtcagtagagaggtggtgtggaatgaaaTAAGTTGATGAATATGTTTGgtggttttaaaagtagaaaagattgaATATGAATTCCCCCTGCCCCTGTGGgagggggaggtagaataacacccatcgtatcccctgcctgtcgtaagaggcaactaaaaggggccccatgggctcttaatTTGAGAGTGTGGGTTGACAGTCGTGGGGCACTTGGCTgtgccctggcattgcttccacttgtaccaggctcctcgttttcatctatcctagccgatctcccttggtcaactcctgttcttttccgacccttatggtactaggtatcgaggcctaggaagtttttcataccgagcgagttggccctgtggttaggggcacgcagctgtaagcctgCATTTGGGATATAGCAGGTTTGAGCGCCACTgctggcagtcctaaagatggttctccgtggtttcacattttcacaccgggcaaataccggggctgtaccttaactcaggccatggtcgcttcctttccacgcctagccctttcatattccactgtcaccataagacctacctgtgtcagtgtgatgtaaattaaatagtaaaaaaattttttaaaaattgtttcgttttcacaccctttgtggcccttgtctttctttggctgataccttcatttttgatcccttggatccctttcatttttttctctctgatttgtgttatgtaGAGGCTGATTGcaaagttgtacttccttttaaaacaataatcaccacctcacaatatgaagttggaattaaagagggcagattggggcaaacatttgtttataagcagaggagttagggattggaataatttactaagggagatgtttaataaatttccaatttctttgaaatatataagaaaagattaggcaaacaactgatagggaatctgccgtctgagtgactgccctaaatgcagatcagtggtgattaattgatttttttttacaatttcttgtacgtcgcaccgacacaggtaggtcttatggcgacgatgggataggaaagggctaggagcgggaaggaagcgaccactaAGGTACACaaatatagacaaggaagaagttactatctgtatcttaattaaggccacggccgcttccttcccattcctagacctttcctgtttcatcgtcgccataagacctatctgtgttggtgcgacataaagcaaataggaaaaaaaattaaggtacagtcccagcatttgcctggtgtaaaactgggaaaccacggaaaagcatcttcaggactgccaacagtgggattcaaacccactatctcccggatgcaagctcacagctggtgtgaaagtgggaaaccatggaaaaccatcttcagggctgccaaccagtagtgctcgaacccactatctcccagatgcaagctcacagctgcgcgcccctaattacacggccaactcgcccagtcttcccttttcctgtacttGTCAAGTTTTCTTCCTATCCCACATGAAGATTGAAGTTCCATCAAGATGGCCCCTTGGTGAGTTATGaatgcctgccctcctgatgaaactgggaaacagaaacaaggttgttgggggctgagaagagatggattcTAGAAgaacttaatatttaattttcacgaccacattgtactcGTAATAAACACATTCCACGTATTCGGTCATGTTCAACtcagaggttgtgggttcggatcctaatGGTGTCCAAATTATTTTTCGATACATATTGAAGAGGTTTTAAGTAcagaacacgacctaatacgttgaatgtTTATTTTGAGACAAAAAGAATTGTAATAAACCTTGTCTTGTGAAATGAAGGTGATGGGAGGTGAGGAAATGGAAAATAGGAACCTTGCCaccagtgaaacatggacgataactagctcagaaagtaagagaataggtctttgaaatgtggtgttgcagaagaatgctaaaggtgagatggatttcgaatcacaaataaagagatactgagtcgaattggtgagaggagattgctttggctaaatttgacgagaagaggagataagctaggacacatcttaagacacccaggacttgttcagttggtttttgagggaagagtggcagggatagaccaaggtatgaatatgacaagcagatgtaggatgcagcagtttcATAGGaatgaataggttagcacaggacagattggcatggagagctgcatgaaaccagtttgtcgactgatgactcaaacaccacCACCATCAAGGGTAAATGAATTTATTCAAAGAGTAAGCCTTCTTTGATGGCAACCTGGGGGATTACCTCACCCAACTGGTTGTGATTACCCGATTTGATAAGCTATGAACTCTGTCCCCAAACAAACCAAGTATGCTTATTTTAACCACGTCATCCTGGTCTTCACAAAATTGCATTTTATAAAACACAAGCATTCAATCTCCTCTCATCATTACAACACATCCCCTGAGGATGGCAGCAGCAGAACACATCCAAGACATCCCCTGCCTATCGTTTGGTGGTCGTGGGACCTTTCAGCCGAGtgtcgcattgcttccacttacttgttccaggctccacACACTGATATTTTATATCCCTCTTCATTGGTCAAGTCTcgttatgatgatgcttgttgtttaaaggggcctaacatctaggtcattggcccctaatggtacggaatgatacgaaatgttatgacagtttaaaaatccataatcctccactgaccagaattcgaaaacgtggggacgaagaatgaatggatggatatgaagttaaaacaatcagtggatccgacccgcaatgccccacactCCCAGAaagtagcgttaaacaatagtattactaaccaagggactgtttctaaagcacagtactgaactgatgatgcttgtagtcgaaaccggttcaaaatccaggtcatcggcccctcataatggtacttattgccaggaaaatagaaccatgccatttgtcatgttgcagtactaaccaaaagtagcgtagacttgtggtattccacacattatggtactacccacaggtaatgaaattcgcgcatgtaacacagacctatggtgtttctcacactgcgacattatttacaggcaacgcaaacctatggtgttcctcacataagtggactaaccacagggacccgcactatcccgtggtgttcctcacatagtgggtactaagcataggcaagcgAGAATCATGGTGTTGCTCCtgaagtggtactaatctcaggtactgtaaaatgcatcctgagccacacactgtctctactaatcacaaacctattttgtacctaacatagtggtactacgcgcaaataaaagtgacccatggtgttccctgcgtgatggtactaattacaagtagtctcatggttctgatttgatcatcccttgatcgccccttacgacaagcaggggataccgtggatgtattcttcgtctgcgtcccctgtccacagggggttgtgtgtttggtctgcgagaggtattttatttccctcaagtccgccggttagGACCCCCACCCTATCCCTATCGTGGCAAAGAGCATCTAACaaagttgtgacgtgtctccaagctgacGCTACTGTTGCACAGTAAATtcttcattttcagaaagctaacaTGAGCCATTTCTATTTGTATTTGAATAAACATAAGTTTATTTCTAGAGGTAGGTTGATAGGTCCCTAGCTGTGACATTACACACATCACTCTCCCACAAGTAATACTATGCAAGATCTACTTTTGAAATACTGTAATTTTTGCTCCAGGGTGGAGAAACAAGTTTTACCAAACTCAGCTGTCGCCCAACAGTGTTCTTCGTTCTCTGCCGTCTGGTAGAATAAAACAAAACTTCAAAATCAACATACAGACGGCCTAAATGGTGTCAGATGAAAAAGTCTGCAAAACGAttgctgaggtcatacgattattattaatagcAGTCCAAATTCAGAAAGAGAAAGTATACACAACAGCCTGTGAATTACTTTTGAAACAACTAACTATGAACTTCTGAATAACTTCCAGTTTATTGTAGTCAACTGAagtaaataataatcgtattgcctcagctaccatgtgcagacatttcaatttgacgccacctggctgtcagctcatcaattttgacgttacgttttactctaggcctactggacggcagaccaagtaaaccaaaGGTCTCTTGGACatctatagctgagatttaattaattttatcgggtgaacaccaaatgtgtcaccagagatcttttacacgctgaGATTGTACgatgtggagtgtcgaatggacttttctccgcccttcaaaaaaccgagtacctctgccgggttttgaacccgctatcttgggatctcgAGGCCAACACTCTACCCCTGATCCACAGATGCAGCTAGTCAACTCAAGTGTATACATCAGTGTAAAGTCTTCCTAAAGgcaggtctccactgattaacatttaacaacatcatgttaaatgttaaaactgttaactggtgacaccatcaaaaTGTTAAATACGGTTTCATTttacattgtgtccacacttatgaatatgttaaacttgacttcgccgggctaagtggctcagacggtcgaggcgctggctttctgaccccaacttggcagattcgatcctggctcaatctggtggtatttgaaggtgctcatatacgtcagccttgtgccggtagatttaccggcatgttaaagaactcctgcgggacaaaattccggcacctcagcactccgaaaaccataatagtagttaatgggacataaagcaaataacattattattaaacttgacgtcctttgtttatatactggtagttcatcatatcagtttgtggtaatacattcaGGTGGTGTCTTGTATTTTCAAACAAGGGCAATGGACTCCAATAAACTGGATTTGGCcttttgttattgccactgttgcttcttacaagatcttgaggaggaaggaaaggagaatgtggGTACAACAATATCTCAATAAAAGGCACAATGTGGATGACATTCTGAATGAGCTAAAAAGCAGAAGCCAGGTTTGGATTTAAAAACTCTGAGAATGTCTGAGcatgattttaatgtagttttgGAAGAAATACTTCCTACTATAAGAAAGGAGGGCACCCAGTTACGAGCAGCTATTCCACTTCACCTGCGTCCTGGGATAACTCTGCATTTCCGCATagtataaacttcgtccactcCCATCCC is a window of Anabrus simplex isolate iqAnaSimp1 chromosome 13, ASM4041472v1, whole genome shotgun sequence DNA encoding:
- the NP15.6 gene encoding NADH dehydrogenase [ubiquinone] 1 beta subcomplex subunit 11, mitochondrial, which codes for MAAVVRIPQSSVLRRLLFLSNTKHIRLISTSKKNSETATVVEPLKEKVKTEAVAEKKNWVSYGFDFENQESDRNALHSTLFFSVTCCLVFGGFILSYLPDFQNRDWAQREAFLELRRRESEGLPLIDRNLLDPDSISLPSDEELGETEVII